A genomic stretch from Gopherus flavomarginatus isolate rGopFla2 chromosome 3, rGopFla2.mat.asm, whole genome shotgun sequence includes:
- the LOC127046545 gene encoding interferon kappa-like, whose product MATKSQGCLWQMCLVLLFSAGVMSLDCNLLHRQQSKFNWYSLQLLENMGGKFPLECLGDKTAFHFPEKVLKPKFRQHAMMAVHEILQQLFGIFSRNLTQTGWKRRNVERFLNGLALQTKCLETCLPTKAGANILRLKKYFQRIQDFLKEKKYSTCAWETVRKEGQSCFQYIDKLTVRMKKQATNILL is encoded by the coding sequence ATGGCTACTAAGTCTCAAGGATGCCTGTGGCAGATGTGTCTGGTACTGCTGTTCTCCGCTGGAGTCATGTCACTGGACTGTAACCTGCTTCATCGCCAGCAAAGCAAATTTAACTGGTACAGTCTACAACTGCTGGAAAACATGGGTGGGAAGTTTCCTTTGGAGTGTTTGGGGGACAAGACAGCCTTCCACTTTCCTGAGAAGGTTCTGAAGCCCAAATTTCGACAACATGCCATGATGGCCGTCCATGAAATTCTACAGCAGCTCTTTGGCATCTTCAGCAGGAACCTGACCCAAACTGGCTGGAAAAGAAGAAATGTGGAGAGGTTCCTAAATGGGCTCGCTCTGCAGACCAAGTGCCTCGAGACATGCCTACCTACAAAGGCCGGGGCCAACATTCTGAGACTGAAGAAATACTTCCAGAGGATCCAAGATTTTCTTAAGGAGAAGAAATACAGCACCTGTGCCTGGGAGACTGTCAGAAAGGAAGGGCAGAGCTGTTTTCAATACATTGACAAGCTCACAGTTAGGATGAAAAAGCAGGCGACAAACATTTTACTATGA